A region from the Camarhynchus parvulus chromosome 23, STF_HiC, whole genome shotgun sequence genome encodes:
- the EDN2 gene encoding endothelin-2, whose protein sequence is MGSHPAVLLALALCALLEAGLGHPPAESHLAPRPRSKRCSCNSWLDKECIYFCHLDIIWVNTPGHTAPYGLGSPPRRRKRSAGRCECSHSRDSICATFCHGRPGYLQSLKLPVSSGASARSLQSGATRPPHHGLLRALRDLRVSSPRSSKRQQRSRRSTQPPALPWERNIWKKKR, encoded by the exons ATGGGCAGCCACCCCGCCGTGCTGCTGGCGCTCGCCCTCTGCGCCCTGCTGGAAGCCG GTCTGGGCCATCCCCCGGCCGAGTCGCACCTGGCCCCGCGGCCGAGGAGCAAGCGATGTTCCTGCAACAGCTGGCTGGATAAGGAATGCATCTACTTCTGTCACCTGGACATCATCTGGGTCAACACACCTGG GCACACCGCTCCCTACGGCTTGGGCAGCCCGCCAAGGCGGCGCAAGAGGTCGGCGGGCAGGTGCGAGTGCTCGCACTCCAGGGACAGCATCTGTGCCACCTTCTGCCACGGCAGGCCTGG GTACCTCCAGAGTCTGAAGCTCCCCGTGAGCTCTGGAGCCTCAGCGAGGTCTCTGCAGAGCGGTGCCACGAGGCCTCCCCATCACGGGCTGCTGAGAGCTCTCAG ggacctCAGGGTCTCCAGCCCACGCTCCAGCAAACGGCAGCAGCGCTCGCGGAGGAGCAcacagccaccagctctgccttgggAAAGAAACATCTGGAAGAAGAAGAGATAA